In Sutterella faecalis, a genomic segment contains:
- the hflC gene encoding protease modulator HflC produces the protein MRKLSSLIVGLLVVLGIGQMCIYTVGEREYAMVFALGELKHVVDEPGIHFKLPPPLQNVVYLDKRLLTLDTSGADLVQTSEKKNLMIDTFVKWRIGNPRLYWVSFQGSERAASDRLAALLRDVLNIAVNKRTVNQITSSEREKAMSEISELLQARVKDVGIDIVDVRMKRVDFTPEISESVYSRMEAERKRVASEERSKGAAQAERIRASADRQSEVILAEAYRDAQKTKGEGDGEAARIYAEAFGADPEFARFYRSLEAYRSSFSQKSDVMVVDPSADFFTYLKKEKAEAAK, from the coding sequence ATGAGAAAACTTTCCTCACTGATCGTCGGCCTTCTTGTCGTTCTCGGCATCGGGCAGATGTGCATCTATACGGTAGGCGAGCGCGAGTATGCGATGGTCTTTGCGCTCGGCGAACTGAAGCATGTCGTTGACGAACCCGGCATTCACTTCAAGCTTCCGCCGCCCCTGCAGAACGTGGTCTACCTCGACAAGCGCCTCCTAACGCTCGACACCTCCGGCGCGGACCTTGTCCAGACGAGCGAGAAGAAGAACCTCATGATCGATACGTTCGTGAAGTGGCGCATCGGCAATCCTCGTCTTTACTGGGTTTCCTTCCAGGGAAGCGAGCGCGCCGCCTCCGACCGTCTTGCCGCACTGCTTCGCGACGTGCTCAACATTGCCGTCAATAAGCGCACGGTGAATCAGATCACGTCTTCCGAGCGCGAAAAGGCGATGTCTGAAATTTCCGAGCTCCTCCAGGCCCGCGTGAAGGATGTCGGCATCGACATCGTCGACGTGCGCATGAAGCGCGTCGACTTCACGCCTGAAATTTCCGAATCCGTCTACAGCCGCATGGAGGCAGAACGCAAGCGCGTCGCTTCCGAAGAGCGCAGCAAGGGCGCTGCTCAGGCCGAGCGCATCCGCGCGAGCGCGGACCGTCAGAGCGAGGTGATTCTTGCTGAAGCCTATCGCGATGCGCAGAAGACGAAGGGCGAGGGCGACGGCGAAGCTGCGAGGATTTATGCCGAAGCCTTCGGCGCAGATCCTGAATTCGCCCGCTTCTATCGTTCTCTTGAAGCCTATCGTTCGAGCTTCAGCCAGAAGTCGGACGTCATGGTGGTCGATCCTTCCGCGGACTTCTTCACCTATCTGAAGAAGGAAAAGGCTGAGGCCGCCAAATGA
- the hflK gene encoding FtsH protease activity modulator HflK: MSLNDPRWGRGSDEPQDKQEGRQNGQDKDERQDGSRDDRAPGNDDRRADGRDSRGQNDRDRNPEGGRREEDLDRLWGEFSDLINSIMNPGGQKRDKKDPRSQLKSRDDFSRDDEDENASGRYPRNDAPRANPAPEMREAPRNDGNGGGRGEGPQGFMSRVPRAPRQLSFNTGNFGLGILALCVVVGWAASGFYIVPEGQTGVVTTFGRYAKSTGPGFNWHMPAPIQDVELVDVSSVRTTQIGMRGSSDRLREALMLTDDENIVDVQFNVQYRIKSGEGAKEFLFNSRSPDVSVTQAAESAMREVVGRKTMDSVLFESKAEIAEAVRKSMQTMLDRYGTGIEVMSVAIQNAQPPEQVQAAFNDAVKAGQDRERAINLGEAYMNAVLPKAQGTAARLKEEAEGYKARVTEMARGDADRFSSVFNEYKKAPEVTRDRIYVDTMREIYGNVSKIYVDQKSGSNLLYLPLDKIVEATKKDARTAADKAADAATLATMGASGSSTSAPAPASRSDYAGASYQTEDDPRAMIRSRTR; encoded by the coding sequence ATGTCGCTGAATGACCCCCGGTGGGGCCGCGGTTCCGACGAGCCGCAGGATAAGCAGGAAGGCCGTCAGAACGGCCAGGATAAGGATGAACGTCAGGATGGGAGCCGCGACGATCGCGCTCCCGGCAACGATGACCGTCGTGCTGACGGACGCGATTCCCGCGGTCAGAACGATCGCGATCGCAATCCCGAGGGCGGTCGTCGTGAAGAGGATCTGGATCGTCTCTGGGGAGAGTTTTCGGACCTCATCAATTCCATCATGAATCCGGGCGGACAGAAGCGCGACAAGAAGGATCCGAGAAGTCAGCTGAAGAGCCGCGACGATTTTTCCCGCGATGATGAGGATGAGAATGCGTCCGGCCGTTATCCGAGAAATGATGCGCCCCGTGCCAATCCGGCGCCCGAGATGCGCGAAGCGCCCCGGAATGACGGAAACGGCGGCGGAAGAGGCGAGGGGCCGCAGGGCTTCATGAGCCGCGTTCCGCGCGCGCCGCGCCAGCTCTCCTTCAATACCGGGAACTTCGGTCTCGGCATTCTCGCGCTCTGCGTCGTTGTCGGCTGGGCTGCGAGCGGCTTCTACATTGTTCCGGAAGGTCAGACGGGCGTCGTTACGACGTTCGGCCGCTATGCGAAGTCGACCGGTCCGGGCTTCAACTGGCATATGCCCGCACCCATTCAGGATGTCGAGCTCGTCGACGTGAGCAGCGTGCGCACGACGCAGATCGGCATGCGCGGCTCGAGCGATCGTCTGCGCGAGGCGCTCATGCTCACTGACGACGAAAACATCGTCGACGTCCAGTTCAACGTCCAGTACCGCATCAAGTCGGGCGAGGGCGCCAAGGAATTCCTCTTTAATTCCCGTTCGCCCGACGTGTCGGTGACGCAGGCGGCTGAATCCGCGATGCGCGAAGTGGTCGGCAGAAAGACCATGGACAGCGTCCTTTTTGAGTCGAAGGCGGAAATTGCTGAGGCCGTGAGAAAGTCCATGCAGACGATGCTTGACCGCTACGGCACCGGCATTGAAGTGATGAGCGTTGCCATTCAGAACGCGCAGCCGCCCGAACAGGTGCAGGCCGCCTTCAACGACGCCGTCAAGGCCGGTCAGGACCGCGAGCGCGCGATCAACCTGGGCGAAGCCTACATGAACGCCGTTCTTCCGAAGGCGCAGGGTACGGCCGCGCGCTTGAAGGAAGAGGCTGAGGGCTATAAGGCCCGCGTGACCGAAATGGCGCGAGGCGATGCGGACCGCTTCTCCTCGGTCTTCAATGAATACAAGAAGGCTCCGGAAGTGACGCGCGACCGCATCTACGTCGACACGATGCGCGAGATTTACGGGAACGTTTCGAAGATCTACGTCGACCAGAAGAGCGGCTCGAATCTCCTCTATCTCCCGCTTGACAAGATCGTTGAAGCGACGAAGAAGGACGCGAGAACCGCGGCCGACAAGGCCGCCGATGCGGCGACCCTCGCCACGATGGGCGCATCGGGGAGCTCGACCAGCGCGCCAGCGCCGGCCTCCCGATCGGACTACGCCGGGGCTTCGTACCAGACTGAAGACGATCCGCGCGCCATGATCCGCTCCCGCACCCGTTAA
- a CDS encoding M20 family metallopeptidase: protein MALLDDYLKDLAPLVNLDCGSHNPAGVTRAAEIMKGYFDSIGFTTELVDLGPEVGHGLIARNKPDADHIDVLLNGHLDTVFPDGTAAKRPLSIDGDHAHGPGCSDCKGGVLAAYWACKLARPEDLERLSICCAFNPDEEIGSGASHKWLASIGAKSKCALIVEAARANGELVRSRKGVGDYTVRFHGRAAHAGNNPEAGANANVAAMRFALAAYELADKKIGTTVNPGVIEGGTAPNVIPEEALVRLDTRYWFDADGDALDKQIRELASRTWVEGVTQELSASCGPAMPLSDATRALVEKINAAAREAGFEATWVDAGGGSDGNRIAKAGIPVVDGCGPAGAAFHTDREYLRLDTVEERIRMLVNFFKLC from the coding sequence ATGGCACTCCTTGACGACTATCTGAAGGATCTTGCTCCGCTCGTCAATCTCGACTGCGGCTCGCACAATCCGGCGGGCGTTACCCGCGCCGCCGAAATCATGAAGGGCTACTTTGACTCCATCGGCTTCACGACCGAGCTCGTCGATCTCGGCCCTGAAGTGGGTCACGGCCTCATCGCGAGAAATAAGCCCGACGCCGACCATATCGACGTTCTCCTGAACGGCCACCTCGATACCGTCTTCCCGGACGGTACGGCCGCCAAGCGCCCGCTCTCGATCGACGGCGACCATGCGCACGGCCCGGGGTGCTCGGACTGCAAGGGCGGCGTTCTTGCCGCCTACTGGGCCTGTAAGCTCGCCCGCCCCGAAGATCTCGAGCGTCTTTCGATCTGCTGCGCCTTCAACCCGGACGAAGAAATCGGTTCGGGCGCATCCCACAAGTGGCTCGCCTCGATCGGCGCCAAGTCGAAGTGCGCCCTCATTGTTGAAGCCGCACGCGCCAATGGCGAACTCGTCCGCTCCCGCAAGGGCGTAGGCGACTACACCGTGCGCTTCCACGGCCGCGCTGCGCACGCGGGCAACAACCCGGAAGCGGGCGCCAATGCGAACGTCGCCGCCATGCGCTTTGCGCTTGCCGCCTATGAGCTTGCCGACAAGAAGATCGGCACGACCGTCAACCCCGGCGTCATAGAGGGCGGCACCGCTCCCAACGTCATTCCTGAGGAAGCGCTCGTCCGGCTCGATACCCGCTACTGGTTCGACGCTGACGGCGACGCGCTCGACAAGCAGATCCGCGAACTCGCTTCCCGCACCTGGGTCGAAGGCGTGACGCAGGAGCTTTCCGCGAGCTGCGGCCCGGCGATGCCGCTCTCGGACGCCACCCGCGCGCTGGTTGAAAAAATCAACGCAGCAGCGCGTGAGGCCGGATTCGAAGCAACCTGGGTCGACGCAGGCGGCGGCTCCGACGGCAACCGCATCGCGAAGGCGGGGATCCCCGTCGTCGACGGCTGCGGCCCTGCCGGTGCGGCCTTCCACACTGACCGCGAGTACCTGAGGCTCGATACGGTTGAAGAGCGCATCCGCATGCTCGTCAACTTCTTCAAGCTCTGCTGA
- a CDS encoding AraC family transcriptional regulator codes for MDERTINMDEVPELSSGWREFARDFVPGMDRPEHCHREAQLLYAQKGVMLVRTSDSVRLIAPFQALWIPAGVRHSISFLADTQMRSLYFSDDALHRLKHLNDRVRVLAATPLIRELFSALFSKKVPPATALLMTNLVLRLVVEAEELGAALPIADDEAFGPLQSEILSRRLWSMTMEEASSRLSLSPKTFSRKFNRALGMTWRDWMARARLCASLDLLLSGRTLKDAAFGAGYADQATFTAAFRKLFGTTPGAMQKSARRA; via the coding sequence ATGGATGAAAGAACAATCAATATGGATGAAGTTCCCGAACTCTCTTCGGGCTGGCGGGAGTTTGCGCGCGACTTTGTGCCGGGCATGGATCGGCCTGAGCACTGTCACCGTGAGGCGCAGCTTCTTTATGCGCAGAAGGGCGTCATGCTCGTCAGAACTTCTGACTCCGTACGTCTCATCGCGCCCTTTCAGGCGCTCTGGATTCCAGCTGGCGTCAGGCACTCGATTTCCTTTCTCGCCGACACGCAAATGCGGAGCCTCTATTTTTCGGACGATGCATTGCACCGTCTGAAGCATTTGAACGACCGCGTACGCGTCCTTGCGGCGACGCCTCTGATCCGGGAACTCTTCAGCGCGCTTTTTTCCAAAAAAGTTCCTCCGGCTACGGCGCTTCTCATGACGAACCTGGTGCTTCGGTTGGTGGTCGAAGCCGAGGAGCTCGGCGCTGCACTCCCGATCGCGGACGATGAAGCTTTCGGGCCGCTTCAGAGCGAGATCCTCTCGAGGCGCCTCTGGAGCATGACGATGGAGGAGGCGTCGTCGCGCCTTTCGCTCTCGCCCAAAACCTTCAGCCGGAAATTCAATAGAGCGCTCGGCATGACCTGGCGCGACTGGATGGCGCGAGCGAGGCTCTGCGCGTCGCTCGATCTTCTTCTCTCCGGACGAACGCTCAAGGATGCCGCTTTCGGCGCCGGTTATGCGGACCAGGCAACCTTCACGGCGGCGTTTCGAAAGCTTTTCGGCACAACGCCGGGCGCCATGCAGAAAAGCGCCCGGAGGGCGTGA